In Zingiber officinale cultivar Zhangliang chromosome 1A, Zo_v1.1, whole genome shotgun sequence, a genomic segment contains:
- the LOC122033964 gene encoding interactor of constitutive active ROPs 3-like, which translates to MQMSKTRNGSSEISSKTSTMILQSKRVSKLVVSESTTSFSKPSMDTSPKIECRSAKTMDTEKRRPSKVTELECQITQLQKELKKKSDQLSSAESSRRRAQQEVEEAKKQLVAMSAKLHDSHAQMEELSAAEDARIQELRKISQERDRAWQSELEAVENQHSVDNAALAAATSEIRRLKLQLEMVLRSEAALAEKTQLDRLQLQASDKSLAELSFAVENLNLRLVGSERAEAEAKSMLTDTRKQLELAQNTIESLLTDGSKLMESFSIVATELKESRFRVRVLEESVRKLQEEQYAAHVHAFVDLANAKALCFGSSDCEENQLMTALEDYWVMRQAEQIESTVRIQCAYEMMEKELADSKLREQELELKLSDAKLESALLKANLLDREAELRKISDLNKKFLQKVEKEREDMKLTQSSADVADLKIKLADNEAALGRVCEENEQLKLELRRNDSEKQKAYEEAISEMNSARTAEKAALTELGFVAHEAAKSKEMAARVVGEFEASKVEKSEMEMELRKLKLQAEQWKKAAETAIMMLTDSEHKPGAGKLKNLPSADDLDDESYRKKKSYVLRRIKGMWNKEQK; encoded by the exons ATGCAGATGTCCAAGACAAG AAATGGGTCCTCAGAAATTTCAAGTAAGACTTCGACAATGATACTGCAATCAAAACGGGTGTCCAAGTTGGTTGTATCTGAATCAACCACCTCGTTTTCAAAACCTTCAATGGATACCAGTCCCAAGATTGAATGCCGCTCGGCTAAAACCATGGACACCGAG AAGAGGCGGCCAAGCAAGGTCACGGAACTGGAATGCCAAATCACGCAGCTCCAGAAAGAGCTGAAGAAGAAGAGCGATCAACTCAGCTCCGCCGAGTCCAGCAGGCGCCGAGCTCAGCAGGAAGTAGAGGAGGCTAAGAAGCAGCTCGTGGCGATGTCGGCGAAGCTTCATGATTCGCATGCCCAGATGGAGGAGCTCTCTGCGGCCGAGGACGCCCGGATCCAAGAGCTCAGAAAGATCTCCCAAGAACGCGACCGCGCATGGCAGTCCGAGCTGGAGGCCGTCGAGAACCAGCACAGCGTCGACAACGCTGCGTTAGCCGCCGCCACGAGCGAGATCCGCAGACTCAAGCTGCAGCTCGAGATGGTGCTCCGTTCCGAGGCCGCATTGGCGGAGAAGACTCAGCTCGATCGGTTACAGCTCCAAGCCTCGGATAAAAGCCTCGCGGAGTTGTCGTTCGCCGTCGAGAACCTCAATCTTAGGCTCGTCGGCAGCGAGAGAGCGGAGGCCGAGGCCAAGTCCATGCTCACCGACACGAGGAAGCAACTGGAGCTCGCTCAGAACACCATCGAGTCCCTCCTCACCGACGGATCCAAACTCATGGAGTCCTTCAGTATCGTCGCCACTGAGCTCAAGGAGTCcagatttcgagtcagagtactcgAAGAGAGCGTGAGGAAGTTGCAGGAAGAGCAGTATGCAGCTCATGTCCATGCTTTCGTTGATCTCGCCAATGCAAAGGCACTCTGTTTTGGTTCTTCGGATTGTGAAGAAAACCAGTTGATGACAGCATTAGAAGATTATTGGGTGATGCGTCAAGCAGAGCAGATTGAGAGCACTGTGAGGATCCAGTGCGCTTATGAAATGATGGAGAAAGAGCTTGCTGATTCCAAACTCAGAGAACAAGAATTAGAGTTGAAACTAAGCGATGCAAAATTAGAGTCCGCTCTGCTAAAGGCCAATCTACTTGACAGGGAAGCGGAGCTTCGAAAAATCTCAGATTTGAACAAAAAATTTCTTCAAAAAGTGGAGAAAGAACGAGAAGACATGAAACTAACGCAGTCAAGTGCTGATGTTGCAGATTTAAAGATCAAACTTGCAGATAATGAAGCAGCACTCGGGAGAGTGTGCGAGGAGAATGAGCAGCTGAAACTTGAGCTGCGGAGGAACGATTCGGAGAAGCAGAAAGCTTATGAAGAAGCTATTTCGGAGATGAATTCAGCGAGGACCGCGGAGAAGGCGGCACTGACGGAGCTCGGATTTGTAGCCCATGAAGCtgcaaagagcaaagagatgGCGGCGAGGGTGGTGGGCGAGTTTGAGGCAAGTAAAGTGGAGAAATCTGAAATGGAAATGGAATTGAGGAAGCTGAAATTGCAAGCGGAGCAGTGGAAGAAAGCAGCTGAAACTGCAATCATGATGCTTACAGACTCCGAACACAAGCCGGGAGCCGGAAAGCTCAAGAACTTGCCTTCAGCTGATGACTTGGACGACGAATCTTACAGGAAGAAAAAGAGTTATGTGCTTAGAAGAATCAAAGGGATGTGGAACAAGGAGCAGAAGTAG